From one Thamnophis elegans isolate rThaEle1 chromosome 9, rThaEle1.pri, whole genome shotgun sequence genomic stretch:
- the PAIP2B gene encoding LOW QUALITY PROTEIN: polyadenylate-binding protein-interacting protein 2B (The sequence of the model RefSeq protein was modified relative to this genomic sequence to represent the inferred CDS: inserted 1 base in 1 codon; deleted 1 base in 1 codon), giving the protein MNGSNVANTPPAAPPAKSKEDQVVNGHDEKESNPFAEYMWMEXEEDFNRQVEEELQEQEFLDRCFQEMLDEEDQDWFIPSRDPAQGIGQLQQQLNGLSVSENTHSHITEDILSKSTLNPDAKEFVPGVKY; this is encoded by the exons ATGAATGGTTCCAATGTGGCCAACACA CCCCCGGCGGCCCCCCCGGCAAAATCCAAGGAGGACCAAGTCGTGAACGGCCACGATGAGAAGGAGAGCAACCCCTTCGCCGAGTACATGTGGATGG ACGAGGAGGACTTCAACCGGCAG GTGGAGGAGGAGCTTCAGGAGCAGGAGTTCCTGGATCGCTGCTTCCAGGAGATGCTGGACGAAGAAGACCAGGACTGGTTCATTCCATCCCGCGACCCTGCTCAAGGCATCGGGCAGCTCCAGCAGCAGCTGAACGGACTCTCGGTCAGCGAGAACACCCACAGCCACATCACGGAAGACATTTTG AGCAAAAGCACCTTAAACCCGGACGCCAAGGAGTTCGTCCCTGGGGTGAAGTACTGA